One window of the Candidatus Hinthialibacter antarcticus genome contains the following:
- a CDS encoding pyridoxal phosphate-dependent aminotransferase produces MFHLSQRMESVQDPVIPIIGRLVRETPGTINFGQGVAHYPPPPQALSAYQTFLADPANHKYHPVDGVPILKQKLVEKLQRENGITLNRSSAEARLCVTAGGNMAFLNAVLAITDPGDEIIILAPFYFNHEMAVRIADCKPVFVPTDENYQPNLNALLDAVTERTKAVLTVSPNNPTGAVYPEATLRTINKVCLDRSLYHIHDEAYEYFTYNDATHFSPGSIDNANHHTVSLFSFSKSYGFAGWRIGYMTFPVRLETAIHKIQDTNLICPPIVSQYSAAGALEAGGAYCKQFLSSYSEVRHKVLDELNEIGDLCTIPPADGAFYFFLKINSNCSPMELARRLILEHQVALMPGHAFGMDQGCYLRLSYGALSSEQAIEGTARLKQGLRAIIGSQ; encoded by the coding sequence GTGTTTCATCTTTCTCAGCGTATGGAGTCGGTTCAAGACCCAGTGATTCCCATCATTGGACGTTTGGTTCGTGAAACGCCCGGAACCATTAACTTCGGGCAAGGCGTTGCCCATTACCCGCCGCCGCCGCAAGCGCTAAGCGCTTATCAAACCTTCCTTGCAGACCCAGCGAACCATAAATATCACCCAGTCGACGGCGTCCCCATCTTGAAACAAAAACTCGTCGAAAAACTCCAACGGGAAAATGGAATCACGCTCAATCGTTCATCGGCTGAGGCGCGCTTATGCGTCACCGCAGGCGGGAACATGGCGTTTTTGAATGCAGTACTCGCGATCACAGACCCCGGCGACGAGATCATTATTTTGGCGCCGTTTTATTTCAATCACGAAATGGCGGTGCGAATCGCGGATTGCAAACCGGTCTTTGTTCCAACCGATGAAAACTATCAGCCTAATTTAAACGCGCTTCTCGACGCCGTCACCGAACGGACCAAAGCCGTCTTGACCGTCTCGCCAAACAACCCGACTGGCGCGGTCTATCCAGAAGCAACTCTGCGTACGATCAACAAAGTGTGTTTAGACCGAAGCCTGTATCACATCCATGATGAGGCGTACGAATACTTCACTTACAATGACGCAACCCATTTTTCACCGGGTTCGATCGACAACGCCAATCATCACACCGTTTCGTTATTTTCATTTTCAAAGAGTTATGGGTTCGCAGGCTGGCGCATCGGCTATATGACGTTTCCCGTCCGGCTTGAAACGGCCATCCATAAAATACAAGACACGAATCTAATCTGCCCGCCCATCGTATCGCAATACTCCGCAGCGGGCGCACTGGAAGCCGGCGGCGCATATTGCAAGCAGTTTCTCTCATCGTATAGCGAAGTACGTCATAAGGTTCTGGATGAATTGAATGAGATTGGCGACCTCTGCACAATTCCTCCTGCCGACGGCGCGTTTTATTTCTTCCTAAAGATCAACTCAAACTGTTCGCCGATGGAACTTGCGCGGCGTCTCATCCTCGAACATCAAGTTGCGTTGATGCCGGGCCATGCGTTTGGTATGGATCAAGGTTGTTATTTGCGGCTATCCTATGGTGCGCTTTCGTCCGAGCAAGCAATAGAAGGAACCGCTCGACTCAAACAAGGGCTTCGGGCAATCATCGGGAGCCAATGA
- a CDS encoding DUF2062 domain-containing protein yields MLGRRCLIRTVLLLIDLIMVSFIQRPTRYFYLKIIRQEGSPDQISAGMALGVFIGLITPPGPQMVLAVIIATFAGANRISSAIGVWITNPLTIPFIYPVQVWLGSLVSGIPLNFTAPTTIPELWELFTDSQNQWNLIVTLMIGAFVSAIVTSFVSYFATKFVVNSYRQKKLARQERIRKRQEAAQTQKSAAQ; encoded by the coding sequence ATGCTTGGACGCAGATGTTTAATTCGCACGGTCCTGCTTTTGATTGATTTGATAATGGTTTCGTTTATTCAGCGCCCGACGCGCTATTTTTATCTGAAGATCATTCGCCAGGAAGGCTCGCCCGACCAAATTTCCGCAGGCATGGCGCTTGGCGTTTTTATTGGTTTAATCACCCCGCCCGGCCCGCAAATGGTCCTTGCCGTCATCATCGCGACATTTGCTGGAGCGAACCGCATCTCCTCCGCGATTGGCGTCTGGATCACAAACCCGCTTACGATTCCATTCATCTATCCCGTCCAGGTTTGGCTCGGAAGTTTGGTTTCCGGCATCCCCCTGAATTTTACTGCGCCGACAACGATCCCCGAACTCTGGGAGTTGTTCACAGATAGCCAAAACCAATGGAACTTAATTGTCACTTTGATGATTGGCGCGTTTGTATCTGCGATTGTTACGTCGTTTGTTTCATACTTCGCAACGAAATTTGTTGTAAATTCTTATCGTCAAAAAAAACTCGCCCGGCAAGAGCGCATTCGCAAACGCCAAGAAGCCGCGCAAACGCAAAAATCCGCCGCTCAATAA
- a CDS encoding cold shock domain-containing protein gives MTATGRVKWFNEQKGYGFIEQEGGQDIFVHYTGINGDGFKNLYEGQMVQFEVTEGEKGPKAINVAGANGE, from the coding sequence ATGACGGCAACTGGTAGAGTCAAATGGTTTAATGAGCAAAAAGGCTATGGTTTCATTGAGCAAGAAGGGGGGCAAGATATCTTTGTCCACTACACGGGCATCAATGGAGATGGGTTCAAAAACCTCTACGAAGGCCAAATGGTTCAGTTTGAGGTTACCGAGGGCGAAAAAGGCCCCAAAGCGATTAATGTCGCCGGCGCGAACGGCGAATAG
- a CDS encoding metal ABC transporter ATP-binding protein has protein sequence MNTALDTTQKSASEFSYNIPNPPPLEVHDLTVAYHRKPVLWDIDFVVPEGVLIGIVGPNGAGKSTLLKSAMGLVPPASGWVKCYGEPISKQRQKIGYVPQRESVDWDFPTDVLDVVLMGVYGRLGWFRRPAKRDREYAMGCLKQVGMADFANRQISQLSGGQQQRVFLARALAQNSTVYFMDEPFAGVDVATEKAIITLLKALKSQGKTVFVVHHDLQTVNDYFDWVLMINMRLITIGPTEDVFTEDNLRKTYGGRLNIISELADAVSINQPHGVEPK, from the coding sequence ATGAATACGGCTTTAGATACGACGCAGAAAAGCGCTTCTGAATTTTCATACAATATTCCAAACCCGCCTCCATTAGAGGTGCACGATCTCACGGTCGCCTATCACCGCAAGCCGGTGTTGTGGGACATCGACTTTGTTGTGCCTGAGGGCGTTTTGATTGGCATCGTCGGCCCGAATGGGGCAGGCAAGTCAACGCTGTTGAAATCCGCGATGGGGTTGGTCCCGCCCGCGTCAGGCTGGGTGAAATGCTACGGCGAACCGATCAGCAAGCAGCGGCAAAAGATTGGCTATGTTCCGCAACGCGAGTCGGTCGATTGGGATTTCCCCACCGATGTGTTGGACGTGGTCTTGATGGGCGTCTACGGGCGTTTGGGTTGGTTTCGTCGTCCGGCCAAGCGAGATCGCGAATATGCGATGGGTTGTTTGAAGCAAGTCGGCATGGCGGATTTCGCCAACCGGCAGATTAGCCAGCTCTCGGGCGGACAACAGCAGCGCGTGTTTTTGGCGCGCGCACTGGCGCAAAACTCGACCGTTTATTTTATGGATGAACCGTTTGCCGGCGTCGACGTCGCGACCGAGAAGGCGATCATTACCTTGCTGAAAGCGTTGAAGTCGCAAGGCAAAACCGTGTTTGTTGTCCACCATGATTTGCAGACGGTGAACGATTATTTCGACTGGGTGCTGATGATTAACATGCGGCTGATTACCATTGGGCCGACCGAAGACGTCTTCACCGAAGACAATTTACGTAAGACGTACGGCGGGCGCTTAAACATTATTTCTGAACTGGCCGACGCCGTCTCAATCAATCAACCTCATGGGGTGGAACCGAAATGA
- a CDS encoding Gfo/Idh/MocA family oxidoreductase has translation MQTRRRFLSTGVSMTAVSTFSVRSSSAAKDYKAAVIGRTGGGDYGHGYDRIFNGLDNISVVAVADHDENGRMKAAERSGAKRQYAEYREMLEKEKPDLVSIAPRQPDCHKDMAITAIESGAHVFMEKPITETLEDSDAIIRAAEKHGAKIFIAHNRRYTKLFRQIQQLIKDGSIGTVLEMRVYGKQDARAGGEDLIVLGVHDFDLMRLYFGDPLWCNATVQQDGRDITINDARLGREPYLVAGDTMCATFAFPNNIFCHWTSVKTDDHWNTNFSKREKWRFDVNGTKAIIAYQSGLEAAIWNSPFPAHTDGSVQWKDLPEPENWSLPEHEQHPIKNLIHAVENDVQPICSMYDGRWAIEMVSSVYESHFKQGRVAYPLKKRGHPLRQS, from the coding sequence ATGCAAACTCGACGCAGATTTTTATCGACAGGCGTTTCAATGACAGCCGTTTCCACATTTTCGGTTCGATCTTCATCCGCTGCCAAAGATTACAAGGCGGCGGTCATAGGGCGCACCGGCGGCGGCGACTACGGGCATGGCTATGACAGAATTTTTAATGGACTTGATAACATCAGCGTCGTTGCGGTCGCAGACCATGACGAAAATGGCCGCATGAAAGCGGCTGAGCGCTCCGGCGCCAAACGGCAATACGCCGAATATCGAGAAATGTTAGAAAAAGAAAAACCGGACTTGGTCAGCATCGCCCCGCGCCAGCCCGATTGTCATAAAGATATGGCGATCACAGCGATTGAAAGTGGCGCCCATGTATTTATGGAGAAACCGATCACTGAAACCCTAGAAGACAGCGACGCCATCATTCGCGCCGCTGAAAAACATGGCGCAAAAATTTTCATCGCCCATAACCGACGTTACACCAAATTGTTTCGTCAAATTCAACAATTGATTAAAGACGGTTCAATTGGAACAGTGCTTGAAATGCGCGTGTATGGAAAACAAGACGCAAGAGCGGGCGGCGAAGACCTGATTGTTTTAGGCGTACATGATTTCGACTTAATGCGGCTCTATTTCGGCGACCCGCTCTGGTGTAACGCAACCGTTCAACAAGATGGGCGCGACATTACGATCAACGACGCCCGTTTGGGCCGCGAACCCTATTTAGTCGCAGGCGACACAATGTGCGCAACGTTTGCGTTTCCAAACAACATCTTTTGCCATTGGACTTCAGTCAAAACGGACGACCATTGGAACACCAATTTCTCGAAGCGTGAAAAATGGCGTTTTGACGTCAATGGAACCAAAGCCATCATCGCTTATCAATCAGGACTCGAGGCCGCCATTTGGAATTCACCCTTCCCCGCTCACACTGACGGCAGCGTTCAATGGAAAGACCTACCCGAACCAGAAAATTGGAGCCTGCCTGAACATGAGCAACACCCTATCAAAAATTTGATTCACGCGGTCGAAAACGACGTGCAACCGATTTGCAGCATGTATGACGGTCGCTGGGCAATCGAAATGGTTTCATCGGTTTATGAATCTCATTTTAAACAAGGCCGGGTCGCGTATCCACTCAAAAAACGAGGCCACCCATTACGTCAATCTTAA
- a CDS encoding carbon-nitrogen family hydrolase, giving the protein MTMQAFGVQLDMEWENKPANFERVRSLLDAQDVPSNSLIVLPEMFATGFSMNLTDIHEPETGQTAAFLREIAQEKNSYCVGGCVGMGNDAKGRNQALCFDPSGAEVARYTKMHPFTFGGETKHYTPGDEINLFKWGEFTVAPFICYDLRFPEIFRHATRMGANVFLVIACWPQAREAHWMLLLRARAIENQAYIIGVNRFGSDPKLQYSGRSQIIDPMGNILTDGKNHETIINAKLDFEQLTQYRNDFPVLQDMRIEYKR; this is encoded by the coding sequence ATGACCATGCAAGCCTTCGGCGTTCAACTCGATATGGAATGGGAAAATAAACCCGCCAACTTTGAACGAGTGCGCTCCCTTTTGGATGCGCAAGACGTTCCATCCAACAGCCTGATTGTCTTGCCGGAAATGTTCGCGACCGGCTTCAGCATGAACCTAACTGACATCCATGAGCCGGAAACGGGCCAGACGGCGGCGTTTTTACGCGAGATTGCTCAAGAAAAAAACTCGTACTGCGTAGGCGGGTGCGTCGGCATGGGCAACGACGCCAAAGGCCGCAATCAAGCGCTGTGCTTTGATCCGAGCGGCGCCGAGGTCGCGCGATATACGAAAATGCACCCATTCACCTTCGGCGGCGAGACCAAACATTACACGCCAGGGGATGAGATCAATTTATTTAAATGGGGTGAATTCACCGTCGCGCCGTTTATTTGTTATGACTTGCGTTTTCCTGAAATTTTTCGTCACGCAACGCGGATGGGCGCCAATGTTTTTCTTGTGATCGCTTGTTGGCCGCAAGCGCGTGAAGCGCATTGGATGTTGCTCTTACGCGCCCGCGCCATTGAAAACCAAGCATACATCATCGGCGTAAACCGCTTCGGCAGCGACCCGAAGTTGCAATACTCAGGCCGCAGCCAGATCATTGATCCAATGGGGAACATCCTCACGGACGGCAAGAACCATGAGACCATTATCAACGCAAAACTTGACTTTGAACAATTGACTCAATACCGAAACGATTTCCCTGTCCTACAAGATATGAGGATTGAGTACAAAAGATAA
- a CDS encoding iron chelate uptake ABC transporter family permease subunit, with amino-acid sequence MNFLTDINAQWVLAGCVLLGICSGILSSFAMLRKRSLLGDALAHSALPGVCVAYLIVGERSIPAFMLGALAAGMLGAFCIQFITRHSRIKEDAALGLVLSVFFAVGIVLLTYILNSSGGNKAGLKTFIFGQAASMIGRDVYIMASCAIVVIVFSLLLYKEMKLLCFDVGFADSLGYSSTWLDALLNILIVLVVVIGLQAVGVVLMVAMLITPAAAARYWTDRLNRMTLLSALFGGLSGALGVYLSALAPRMPTGPWIVLSATLMFILSLLFAPARGLLAKGLRTWSLRSRVARENALRSLYEWSERKNGWDDWAPLEDIASMRSQSHAQALRNLRGLKSNQFVEEQSGAFRLTKDGQEQAYQVTRNHRLWEMYLMYEEEFDADHVDRDADFIEHFLTPETVKELERLLDSHKLNLKQPPTAHPIATA; translated from the coding sequence ATGAATTTCCTCACAGATATAAATGCGCAATGGGTGTTGGCGGGCTGCGTATTGTTAGGAATTTGCAGCGGCATCTTGAGCAGTTTCGCCATGCTGCGCAAACGCAGTCTGCTCGGTGATGCGTTGGCGCACTCCGCGCTGCCGGGCGTGTGCGTTGCATACTTGATTGTGGGAGAGCGCTCGATCCCTGCGTTTATGCTAGGCGCGTTGGCGGCGGGGATGCTCGGCGCTTTTTGCATCCAGTTTATTACGAGGCATTCACGCATCAAAGAAGACGCTGCGTTGGGCTTGGTCCTGTCGGTGTTTTTCGCCGTCGGCATTGTGCTATTGACCTATATTTTAAATTCCAGCGGCGGTAACAAAGCCGGGTTAAAAACATTTATATTTGGACAAGCCGCATCAATGATCGGGCGCGATGTTTACATCATGGCGTCTTGCGCCATTGTCGTCATTGTTTTTTCATTGCTGCTCTACAAAGAAATGAAACTGTTGTGCTTCGATGTGGGCTTCGCTGATAGTTTGGGATATTCGTCTACCTGGCTGGATGCCTTGTTAAACATCCTGATCGTCTTGGTAGTTGTGATTGGCTTGCAGGCCGTGGGTGTTGTGTTAATGGTGGCGATGTTGATTACCCCCGCCGCCGCCGCCCGCTATTGGACGGACCGCCTCAACCGCATGACGCTGCTTTCGGCGCTGTTTGGCGGGCTTTCAGGCGCACTAGGTGTGTATCTCAGCGCTCTGGCGCCGCGTATGCCGACCGGCCCCTGGATCGTATTGTCGGCGACGCTGATGTTTATTCTTTCACTGCTGTTTGCTCCAGCGCGCGGGCTGCTTGCTAAAGGACTACGGACCTGGAGCCTACGCAGCCGGGTTGCGCGAGAGAACGCGCTACGCTCGTTATATGAATGGTCGGAGCGAAAAAATGGCTGGGATGATTGGGCGCCGCTAGAAGATATCGCATCTATGCGTTCGCAGTCTCATGCGCAAGCGCTACGGAATTTGCGTGGATTAAAAAGCAATCAGTTTGTCGAAGAGCAAAGCGGCGCTTTTCGTTTGACCAAAGATGGTCAGGAACAGGCCTACCAAGTGACGCGCAACCACCGCTTGTGGGAAATGTACTTGATGTACGAAGAAGAATTTGACGCAGACCACGTCGACCGGGACGCTGATTTTATTGAGCACTTCTTGACGCCTGAAACGGTAAAAGAACTCGAGCGCTTGCTGGATTCACACAAATTAAATTTGAAGCAGCCGCCTACCGCGCACCCGATTGCGACGGCGTAA
- a CDS encoding DUF5690 family protein: MSKPKGAVTAWLERSPNFVFVLYAIIASFSVYFCMYALRKPWSAATFDSAGWEAFKYWAGVSQILGYALSKFVGIKICSEISHAKRAISIIGFIFMAELALFLFAVVPGNFKIVAIFLNGIPLGMIWGLVVSFLEGRRTSELLLAGLSCSFIVSSGMVKDFGRWLMMTWSVSDYWMPFVTGLFFLGPLVFFVWMLSQLPDPNPIDEDERTRRAPMNAQQRIEFFKSFLPGMAMLLIAYFFLTAYRDYRDTFGIEVFITMGYEDQSGLFTRADLPVAFGVLAALGALNFIKNNKWGLIGAYFIMAGGTALLGVGTLLYDMKIISGLTWMTLTGLGSYLAYVPYGSVLFDRTIAHTKIVGTSVFAIYVADACGYTGSIATMIADYYVFQEMKHFEFFHAFTYFMCILGTVLLLCSCAYFIRRSETIRKSDLVIQDASLPKA; the protein is encoded by the coding sequence ATGAGCAAGCCCAAAGGGGCTGTAACGGCCTGGTTGGAACGGTCTCCGAATTTTGTCTTTGTCCTTTACGCCATCATTGCTTCATTCAGCGTTTATTTTTGCATGTACGCCTTACGCAAGCCCTGGTCAGCCGCAACCTTTGACAGCGCGGGTTGGGAAGCCTTCAAGTATTGGGCGGGCGTCAGCCAAATTCTTGGTTACGCGCTTTCAAAATTCGTCGGCATTAAAATTTGTTCTGAAATCAGCCACGCAAAACGGGCCATCTCCATCATTGGCTTTATCTTTATGGCCGAACTGGCTCTATTTCTATTTGCCGTTGTTCCTGGAAATTTTAAAATCGTCGCCATCTTTCTAAACGGCATCCCCTTGGGCATGATCTGGGGTCTGGTGGTCAGTTTTCTCGAAGGCCGCCGTACCTCCGAACTTTTGCTGGCCGGTTTAAGCTGCTCCTTTATCGTATCCAGCGGCATGGTAAAAGACTTTGGACGTTGGCTCATGATGACTTGGAGCGTCTCCGATTATTGGATGCCCTTCGTAACGGGCCTATTTTTTCTGGGGCCGCTGGTATTTTTTGTTTGGATGCTCAGCCAGCTGCCGGACCCAAACCCCATTGATGAAGATGAACGCACCCGTCGCGCTCCAATGAACGCGCAACAGCGAATTGAGTTTTTCAAATCATTTCTGCCTGGAATGGCGATGCTCTTAATCGCCTATTTCTTCTTGACCGCTTACCGCGACTACCGCGACACATTCGGCATCGAAGTCTTCATCACAATGGGATACGAAGATCAGTCCGGCTTGTTCACCCGGGCCGACCTGCCTGTCGCGTTCGGCGTCTTAGCGGCTTTAGGAGCGCTCAATTTCATCAAGAACAACAAATGGGGATTGATCGGCGCCTACTTCATCATGGCTGGCGGAACCGCGCTGCTCGGTGTTGGCACTCTATTATATGATATGAAAATTATTTCAGGCTTGACCTGGATGACCCTGACCGGGCTAGGGTCATACCTCGCGTACGTCCCCTACGGTTCGGTGTTATTCGACCGCACAATTGCCCACACCAAAATTGTCGGAACGTCCGTCTTTGCGATCTATGTTGCAGACGCCTGCGGATATACGGGCTCCATTGCGACTATGATCGCTGATTACTATGTTTTCCAAGAGATGAAACACTTCGAGTTCTTTCACGCCTTCACCTATTTTATGTGCATTTTAGGCACGGTTCTCTTACTCTGTAGTTGCGCCTATTTCATTCGACGCAGCGAAACCATCCGAAAAAGTGATCTAGTCATTCAAGACGCTTCCCTACCGAAAGCGTAA
- a CDS encoding cellulase family glycosylhydrolase, translating to MNELSAVQKFFAFLLILTTIFALYLMSAYSAESAEGVAPERVERLSKGINIPRWLWLGPEPAPALTERVSHQDLDLIQAVGFKHVRIPIQWKTIYDAQEPDKLNQRSLKLLDQGIEVFIKRKLGVIIDLHHIKLEGESSNYSGPIEHDPEFVKTFIDFWSSFAKHLSQFDPDYVFIEPMNEPTFVGHTEDWVPIQNRLVSAIRKNAPQHTILATCAHWSNLHTFVKLKPLDDPNIVYNFHFYEPFPLTHQGASWTSEHVRPMREVPYPSSPQLLEKAVKLVDNQKSKDTLIDYGKQRWNAEKINEEISIAAQWAKKYNAVVTCNEFGAYRNFAPRQSLLAWHRDLIDAFEKHGVGWCKWELDGGFGFFNKEDGRLILDEELTKAMQLNAAAGK from the coding sequence ATGAATGAATTAAGCGCCGTCCAGAAATTTTTTGCGTTTTTACTCATACTTACAACAATCTTCGCTCTGTATTTGATGAGCGCTTACTCTGCTGAAAGTGCCGAGGGAGTCGCGCCGGAACGGGTGGAGCGTCTATCAAAGGGAATCAACATCCCTCGATGGTTATGGCTGGGGCCGGAACCTGCGCCCGCGTTAACAGAACGCGTAAGCCATCAAGACCTCGACTTAATCCAAGCTGTCGGCTTTAAGCATGTGCGCATCCCGATTCAATGGAAAACAATTTATGACGCCCAAGAGCCAGACAAACTCAACCAGCGTTCATTGAAACTCCTGGATCAAGGAATTGAGGTTTTCATCAAGCGCAAGTTAGGCGTCATCATTGATCTGCATCACATTAAACTCGAAGGCGAGAGCAGCAATTATTCAGGGCCGATTGAGCATGATCCTGAATTTGTGAAAACCTTTATCGACTTTTGGTCGTCGTTCGCAAAACACCTCAGTCAGTTTGATCCTGATTATGTATTCATTGAGCCGATGAATGAGCCAACGTTTGTTGGTCATACTGAAGACTGGGTTCCCATTCAAAACCGCCTAGTATCAGCGATTCGAAAGAACGCTCCTCAACACACAATTCTTGCGACCTGCGCTCATTGGTCGAACCTGCACACGTTTGTTAAACTCAAACCGCTTGATGACCCAAACATTGTGTACAACTTTCATTTTTATGAGCCGTTTCCATTGACTCACCAGGGCGCCAGTTGGACGAGTGAGCATGTCAGACCGATGCGCGAAGTTCCGTATCCGTCGTCTCCTCAATTGTTAGAAAAGGCAGTGAAATTAGTTGACAATCAAAAATCAAAAGACACTCTGATTGATTATGGAAAACAGCGATGGAACGCAGAGAAGATCAATGAGGAAATTTCTATAGCCGCGCAATGGGCGAAGAAATATAACGCTGTCGTCACATGTAATGAATTTGGCGCATATCGTAATTTTGCGCCGCGCCAAAGTTTATTGGCTTGGCACCGTGATTTGATTGATGCGTTTGAAAAGCATGGAGTCGGCTGGTGCAAGTGGGAACTCGACGGCGGGTTTGGGTTCTTCAATAAAGAAGACGGTCGCTTGATTTTGGATGAAGAATTAACAAAAGCGATGCAACTGAACGCGGCGGCTGGGAAGTGA
- a CDS encoding metal ABC transporter permease translates to MDIYSGFWIILTGAFAAAACGMLGCFLILRRMAMLGDAISHAILPGIVLAFLLSNSMSIVWMFLGAALIGILTTFIIQTLNNGGVQHDAALGVTFTALFALGVIGVSSFGEGVHLDTDCVLEGEIALTPLDVLMWGSVYLGPRAVWVNGGLLLLNLIVIGLFYKEFKLCAFDPAMAAAVGIPITLMHYVLMTLVAVTTVGAFESVGVILVVAMLIAPAATAYLLTDRLSIMLLYSIIAGALTSFLGYFTAVWLDSSIAGAMGSVAGLLFALALFFSPTHGVFTRWLSRRRLSNRVAEEDVLLWVGRQVETGLVTPFSVMDISEAQQWLLPDAEKTARRLVRKGLLEEMNLKFSLTKNGNHEALELIKRHRLYESFLEGIGYAADHTHDPADRVEHHITPDMTEKLDREMEHPNVDPHGKAIPR, encoded by the coding sequence ATGGATATCTATAGTGGTTTTTGGATCATACTGACTGGCGCCTTTGCCGCCGCCGCCTGCGGAATGCTGGGCTGCTTTTTAATCCTGCGCCGCATGGCGATGCTAGGCGACGCCATCAGCCACGCGATTCTTCCAGGAATTGTGCTAGCGTTTCTTCTGAGCAATTCGATGTCGATTGTTTGGATGTTTCTTGGCGCTGCGCTGATAGGCATTTTGACCACATTCATCATTCAAACGCTTAACAACGGGGGCGTACAACACGACGCCGCGTTGGGCGTTACGTTTACTGCGCTGTTTGCATTGGGCGTCATTGGCGTCTCGTCGTTTGGCGAGGGCGTCCACTTAGACACGGATTGCGTATTAGAGGGTGAAATCGCGCTGACGCCTTTGGACGTATTGATGTGGGGCAGCGTTTATTTGGGGCCGCGCGCGGTGTGGGTCAACGGCGGCTTGTTGTTGCTCAATCTAATTGTCATTGGCTTGTTTTATAAAGAGTTTAAACTGTGCGCGTTCGACCCTGCGATGGCGGCCGCCGTCGGAATCCCCATAACATTGATGCACTATGTTCTGATGACGCTGGTAGCTGTGACGACGGTTGGCGCATTTGAAAGCGTTGGCGTGATCCTGGTGGTCGCCATGTTGATCGCGCCTGCAGCGACGGCGTATTTATTGACTGACCGCTTGTCTATTATGCTTCTCTATTCGATTATCGCTGGAGCCTTGACGTCATTTCTTGGCTACTTTACTGCCGTTTGGCTCGATAGTTCAATCGCCGGGGCCATGGGCTCCGTGGCGGGATTATTATTTGCGCTGGCTTTGTTTTTCTCGCCAACCCACGGAGTCTTTACCCGATGGCTATCGAGACGACGATTATCAAACCGCGTGGCGGAAGAAGACGTATTGCTTTGGGTGGGGCGGCAGGTCGAAACCGGATTGGTTACGCCGTTTTCAGTAATGGATATTAGCGAAGCACAGCAGTGGCTGTTGCCGGATGCCGAAAAAACTGCGCGCCGTTTGGTGCGTAAAGGCTTATTGGAAGAAATGAATTTGAAATTTTCTCTTACAAAAAACGGCAATCATGAAGCGTTAGAACTCATCAAACGGCACCGCTTGTATGAATCGTTCCTGGAAGGCATTGGGTACGCCGCAGACCACACCCATGATCCCGCCGACCGGGTTGAGCACCACATTACACCGGATATGACGGAAAAACTGGACCGTGAAATGGAACATCCAAATGTCGATCCGCATGGGAAAGCGATCCCGCGTTAA